A single region of the Aquila chrysaetos chrysaetos chromosome 18, bAquChr1.4, whole genome shotgun sequence genome encodes:
- the GFOD1 gene encoding glucose-fructose oxidoreductase domain-containing protein 1 isoform X2, with protein MMTAAHYYPKLMSIMGNVLRFLPAFVKMKQLIQEGYVGELLVCEVQVHSGSLLGKKYNWSCDDLMGGGGLHSVGTYIIDLLTFLTSQKAVKVHGLLKTFVKQTDHIKGIRQITSDDFCTFQMVLEGGVCCTVTLNFNVPGEFKQDIIVVGSAGRLIVIGTDLYGQSNSSSQRELLLKDSTPVSNSLLPEKAFSDIPSPYLRGTIKMVQAVRQAFEDQDDRRTWDGRPLTMAATFDDCLYALCVVDTIKKSNQLGEWQNISIMTEEPELSPAYLISEAMRKSRMSLYC; from the coding sequence ATGATGACCGCAGCTCATTATTACCCAAAGCTCATGAGCATCATGGGGAATGTTTTGCGCTTCCTGCCCGCTTTTGTGAAGATGAAGCAGCTGATCCAGGAGGGTTACGTAGGGGAGCTGCTGGTGTGCGAGGTGCAGGTTCACAGCGGAAGCCTGCTAGGCAAAAAGTACAACTGGAGCTGCGATGACCTGATGGGAGGTGGGGGCTTGCACTCGGTTGGCACCTACATCATTGACCTCCTGACCTTCCTCACTAGCCAGAAGGCTGTGAAAGTGCACGGGTTGCTCAAGACCTTCGTGAAGCAGACAGACCACATCAAGGGGATACGGCAGATCACCAGCGACGACTTCTGTACGTTTCAGATGGTCCTGGAAGGTGGTGTGTGCTGCACGGTGACACTCAACTTCAACGTCCCGGGAGAGTTCAAACAAGACATTATTGTGGTGGGTTCGGCAGGACGGCTGATTGTAATAGGCACTGATCTCTACGGACAGAGCAACAGCTCTTCTCAGCGGGAGCTCCTGCTAAAGGACTCCACGCCAGTCAGCAACTCCTTACTTCCAGAGAAGGCCTTCAGTGACATCCCATCTCCCTACCTCCGGGGCACCATTAAGATGGTTCAAGCTGTCCGGCAGGCATTTGAGGACCAGGACGACAGGAGGACCTGGGACGGGAGGCCCCTTACGATGGCTGCCACTTTTGACGACTGTCTGTATGCCCTGTGTGTGGTGGACACCATTAAAAAGTCAAACCAGTTGGGGGAGTGGCAGAACATTTCAATCATGACTGAGGAGCCAGAATTGAGCCCAGCATACTTAATCAGCGAAGCCATGCGGAAGAGCAGGATGTCTCTGTACTGTTAG